The window TAATACTAGATGATGCATGAGGTATTTACAGAACCCCACCAGGACCTAGACCTAGAAGCTTGAACCAATTTGATCAAGGCATTGACTGATGTCACCGCTGGATGAGGTGACCATTGTCTAAGGTGACTAAGGGCCGAGGTGACTAAGATGAACCCTACGCACATGATCGAGCCTTTGGACAGATGTGGGATGCCCAAGGTTGGGAAGTTGGCAAGCATAAATGTGTAGAAGGTTCGAGACCGAGGTCATAGAGTTGAGAAATCACATCCGAGCGAAACACAAAAGGTGGGAACTAACCCTAGGAAGAAGTTATTATCCTAGGGGTAAAAGCTTCGTTCGATAGATTATTCGGCGCCACGGGGTACTATATCAATCATGAGGAAGTCAGAGGAAGGTTGCATTAGCGGATGTTGGGTCGAAGTACAAGTCATCGTAAACATGTCTCCGAGGTCATCAATGTTAAGTGGATGTGGGGCCcatacattaaattaaataatataaaaacatgCTTTCTCACATATCTCACATCGGTTTTGTTATAAAACTGAACGAAgaatttagttataaatagagctcaattccacCAGTTATTGTAtctcaaaatcaaaagctttttaagctttgataaaaagagattGCATAGAAAAAgaatgtatttttttcttgagtgcggaaATTCTCTtttgtgagttagagaaattattttctcggtatactcgggttgggagtgtgcgaaagattgagtgtattggtgtatacacttgttgtaatattatttcatgttataaaagttggtgctccgtggacgtagcctatattgggtgaaccacgtaaatctttgtgttcttgttggttattttattctgCAATTATttggtactatattatcatcgtgattgGCATCGCTTCGGTGTAATTCCCTAACAATCAATAACTTTTTCCCCACATATACCAGTTTAAATTCGTTCAGTTCATATGGCAATTTGtttgcaattatatattttgtgttATCTCTCTTTTGCGAGTCAAATAGTGACTAAATCGTTGGGGTTGTTACGTCAGAAAACTCTTCTGATGTCTCATTCACGAGTTTGTTGTTTGAACTATGTATAGGAGTTCAACTGTTAAAATTCATATCTCAGAGCTCAGTCATTATTCATCTCGAGCACTATCCACGAAGAGAAGGCTCCTAGCTCAGAAATCAAACACTAACTCTACCCCATTTTTCCGAATTACATCACTAGAGTTTCAAAAAGCATTCACGAAGTGTTTGGATTTCGACTACGCTTCTCCtgtttgatatttaaaaaaaaaaaacaaaaatcaaataacaatatCCATCAAAGAGACTCGAATTAAATTATGGGAGAAGTTGACATCTTGGATGATATTGCAAGGCAAGTCATGATATACTATTGTTCTATTCTTCCAAAAGATGCATTTGTAGGCGGAAATATCGTCCCCATCAACAAGACCCAATACTATTATTAAGGGCCAATCCTAATAATATCCTAGCGGGCTGGCCTGGGTAGATTTCACTCAAATATGGGCCTAGTCATACAGGCCCCGTAGGGAATTACAttttatttataacataaaaGCTATTATTTTAACCCTATCAAttttatgtaaataaatactaaatatttaaaattaatttacatctattttttatgaaaatgtaatTTGACTAATATTTCAACTATAAATTTGatcaataatatattaaaacataAGAACGAAGCATAACCTGTTtcgagaaataaaaaataatatgttaattacttaatatgaaaataaaagtaataattaattaagtaaataataCTTATAATGTTTATCTCGAGttttttttaaaggatattTACAAATTTGATGACAATTTCGGGTAGTTAATGTTTTAGGTAACTTATTTTAGGAATTAAGATTATTATTgaatttactaaaaaaaaaaataaaacaatcaaaaaAAGATGTAATTGTCAATTTATAATACAAAATTaaactctattttttttttaaaaaataagtggAATATGAATAAAACTCCTGAAAATACCTAATTTATGAAACATTTGAATTTCAATAGCTTTTAAAACCTAATGAACATAAACCAATTTAATAATTATCGAGTTATATTGAGAAACaattactttaaaaacaaaAGTTTCGTTAGTGCGGATTTCCGGACctaataaattcttttatgtttattatatgtagattaattaattaaaaaacgtactgaatattttaaatttgtactagtgattacttttttttttagttgcagtacaaaaatttatattgattaattattgtgaGACGATCAGAGTCGACCCAGTCTTTATTTGgaatcaaaattaatatttttatggtaaaaagtaaaatgTTTGGTTAATTGTAtcgatattaaaaaaaagtggTTTTTGCATATATTTGGTTTTGTGATATTTAATCAAATTGTACTTGAACTGATATTtatcacaaaaattcttgtgagacgatctcacggatcaatttcgtgggtcgaatatcttatttgggtcatccatactttttatgctaagaatattactttttattgtgaatatcggtaggattgacccgtctcatagataaagattcatgagatcgtctcacaaaagacatattcgatatttatatattgtttagATGTATAAGATAAGATGACTTAAGTCAAACGGGTAGGCGGCTTAATAAAGCGAAGGGTTTTTAGAGCTTGACTCATTCAATTTCTTTCGAACTTGACTCATTCAATTTCTCTGTGTTGACAGTAACGTGAgaagataaatttttaatttcagtCAAagtctataaattaataaaaatgtaattatgAAAGAGATTGGAAATGTGTCGATGAATATTATTTTAGAGAGCAATAGCGAATAGTTCTCTCCTGAAAATTCATAACCATGTACATATACTTAATGAAACCATACTTGGATTGATAAATTTGaagttatgaattttaaattcatttattaATTGTGCAAATCAATTTGACgatgtattttaaatctcaaATAGTTATTTTTGAGTCATTGTGGTGaactttaaatatatttttgagtaggtctcttgtgagacggtctcacgaatatttatctgtgagaatagtttcaatcctaccgatattcacaataaaaagtaatactctcagcataaaaagtaatactttttcatggatgatccaaataagagatccgtctcacaaaatacgacccgtaagaccgtctaacaaaagtttttgcctttacatagagtaatttcaaataattcaattaaatattttctcaaattcAAAGCATTCATTCAAACCCTAATTAAATACttggattttttattttctgatattttacCAAGACTAATTTAcccttattttatatattgatgcatgaataaatctagaaaaatacaatcttatatatatatataattttttttttttattattatgaagAAGAAAAGGTGAAAGACAAACCGAAAGCGGACATGGTCCAAGAATTCCAAGCTTGGTGTTTATGCCACCGGCATCCACCTCTCTCCCACGCACAAACTAATACACACGGTCTCTGGATTATTTATTATCGTAGCCTCTCGACATTTCCTTGCAATTTCTTCATCTTTTTCAATCCATCCAaagttttcttctctctttTGTTCCTGTGGTGGATCAAATCACCACCTCAAGAAAAACCCACCGCCGAAAAGGGAAAAGTTTGAGCCCCTCAGTATTTACGTAAAGTGCCCCTTTTTCTTGGTGTTTTTcagttttaatatttaattcgATAATTTGACCTTGTCGTGGTCACTAGATTGAGGTGGGTTTTCTTCTTCTTGTAGTTATTTATGGTTAGGGATGCTCCTTAGCGGAATTTATTGGTTGGTTTCATTACTTTCTCGCATGTTGGTCGAAAATCAATGCAGTTCTCGGCTTCTTTGTCGAAGTCAGCACAATGTGTTTTGGGTCGTTTCTGTTTTCCATTTGTTATTTTGTGCGGCATTAGAATCTTTGATTTCGGTTGTTTTTTGAGATCGTTTCTTGCATTTATATGTTTGAATTAGGTCAATCATtaggtatcgatatgttaatgAAGGATAATTCGTAAACGGGTATGAagggtgaaattttttttatgacctTTTAATCTTCGGTtggatttgaaatattttgttgCTATGAGCTTCGGATATTAGTTCTCTTCTGATCTATTGCTTTGTAATTTTACACATAACAGATTCAACCTTGATTGGGTGGATCACCTTTATCAATGGTGAGATGATGTTTCGGATCTTGTTCTTAGTTCTTGGATAGGGAAATAGAAGAAAATAACGTTTTTGTTTTGTTAGGATATTGTGATTTGAGTTCCCTATGGTCGTTTTAAAACTGTTCTTGATTTGATCAGGGAGAAGCTCCAGCTTTCTTTGTAGACGATCTCCCAGGTGATTACGCAAATGGGCATCACTTAAATTGGAAGGGCAATGAAACCGCTGTTACTATTGACGGCAATAGAACTGTACGTCGCTTGGAATGAATAATGTTCTTTAAGTGTGTTGTTTCTTCTCTCTCATGAGGTGACAAGTTCTTGTTTTTGAATCTATCGATTTAGTATTTCATTGATGTGACGAAAAATGGAGATTCTTCAGTGGTTGGAATTCAAGTTTTTGATAGATCTACTGGTGAATGGTATGGTTTTAATGTACATATAGTTATTGAATTATTGTTGTGTCCTTTCATTTAGAGAGGAGGGGAGGGTTTATACTATCGTCTTTGCAGGCAGATCCCCACTGTTTTAGGGACAAAACCTGATCTGTCTAAGGGTCACTCAGCTATTCTTTTGGATGAAGAGCGAATCTTGTTTATTAAGGGGGACTCCACATCTGATGCTTGCTTTTGGTTTCTTGAGGTAATGTGGAATCATGTGTTTTTACTGCTGTTGTTAGTTGTAGCCAGGGGCGGATTCTGGAAAATTGAGGGGGCAAGGGGTGGCTAGAGATCTATATTTTTTGGGAAATTACTCGTACATTCTTGTTTTGTCACTTGACAACGCACTCACACTTGTAGGGTCCCAGTCCCTGCTACCATGAGAGAAGGATGATGATTGTTCACTTCATCGACTTATTGCAGATAAATTTGTTGTTATAATTTTATACGTAGTGTGGTTAAACTCTGAAATTGTGCAGGTGAATACTCCTTTTGTAAAGGACCAGAAAATCATATTAGGCACCGAAGTGGTTGCCTGGAGTAAAGGAGTGATTGGCGAAACTGAAAAGCCAATTATTATTAGTGGCCCTTCTGGCGTTGGTAAGGGTACCCTCATTTCCAAATTGATGGAAGAATTCCCATCAATGTTCGGATTCTCTGTAAGCCACACAACACGTGCTCCAAGGAACCATGAGAAAAATGGTGTCCATTACCATTTCGCCGAAAGAAGTGTCATggagaaagatattgaagatggAAAATTTCTAGAGTTTGCAGCTGTCCATGGAAATCTCTATGGGACAAGTATAGAAGCAGTTGAGGTGGTTGCGGACAAAGGAAAGGTACGTAATTTCTTGGGGTGTGATTGAAATTTGTTGAGGTGGTTGCGGACAAAGGAAAGGAAAGGTACGTAATTTCTTGGTGtatgattgaaatttgataatgtgAGTAATCAATTAATGTTTTGAGTTTATGCTTCACATACTTTGATTTTTCACCTGAGAACAATATGATTTCATTTGCAACTCTTGGTAATCAAAGAATAAATTTTGGAATCagatttgataattattagaTCAATATAGCCTTAGCCCTATTATTTTACATTGTTAATGTAGATCTCCATTCCGAATCACGGGAATTACATGTTGTGCTGCATTTCTCTCCCCCGCCATCTTTTTTTTACTTGAAAATTCAACAATAACTTTATACATATGGATTTTTTGCATTTATTTAGCAACTGTAAAGATGGTGGTTTGTGTGATTTCATGTAGAGATGTATCCTTGATATCGATGTTCAAGGGGCGAGGTCTGTGAAGGCTAGTTCTCTTGAAGCTGTTTTTATCTTTATCTGTCCTCCATCATTCGAGGAGCTTGAGCAACGCCTCCGAGCAAGGTGCTCTTCTATACCTATAGGTGTTTTGAATACTCTCTCTGTGCTGGCCCTTTTACTGAAAAAGTTTGTAAAAAATGTGGCAGGGGGACTGAGACAGAAGAACAGATCCAGAAACGACTCCAAAACGCTAAGTTGGAGCTTGAGCAGGGAAACTCGTCTGGTCTCTTCAACCATATCTTAGTTAACGATAACCTTGATGTGTGTTACGAGAATCTTAAGGTGACTATTGcatcttttttttaatgatcCATTCATAAAAAAGAAATTGTTCTTAAATTCTCTCTCTTGAATCCTGTAGAAACTTTTGGATCTCGATAGTGGCATCAAGACCACCAAGAAACCATGTAAGTTTGTTCCTCTAGTAAATCGTTTAGTTCaagttgtttataattgatATTTGGAGTTTTGCTTTGTGTCTATCCAGTTTCAGAGTCCATTCTTGTACCAGTACAGCATGAGACATCAAAAGTAGAAAACAAGATCATGATAACTTATGCTGCTCGCAAGCAAGAGAATTCAGCTGTTAACACGTATGTTTCTACCTTTTATGTATGGAATAGATTTTCAAATTCTAcctataatttttcaaaaactattgTTTCGCCCCGAAAATCCATAGGTCCCTGTCGCCTCCTGTATCCTCCCCACTCGCAGAAGTTGCATAAATTCTGATTTCTGCAGCATTTCTTGTAGGTTGGTGCTGGATTTATCGTCAATCAAAGGTGGGACGCCTGGTCGGACAAGGGGTCTGAATATTAACGTATTAGAACCATCCAAAATGGCATAAACGGTACCATTACACCGAGTTAACTCCTCAAATTTATCAACTGACGAATTTTCCTTCATAAACTTTTAATCCATTGTTTTATGCCATTTACTCGgctaaaaaattattgaaatttcaAGATTGAAGCTCAGTGTAGCCAGACAATTTGAGGGTATAGATTCTTGAGAATGTTGCGGCAGTGTAGGTTGAGCTAACATCATGTTCCTAATTGTCTTCTGATGGAAACACTAAGATTCATATTGGTCGTCCTCTCTTGGAATATGATAAATTTCTAGAAACTCCATTTACATTTTAGATATACATATAcactatttatatatatgtcaaCACTTTCTGTCCGTTGAGCAGAACATGGCTGCCATGTGCATTCATGGATGGAAGTAAGGAAAAAGGACCACCTTTCATGGATGATATGTGTAGGGTTCCTTTCAAGTTAGCCAACTACGATTTTAGGTTGGGGTTGAAATCTTAGTTCTGAAATCCcgagtttatttatttttgtgtaaCTCGGAAATCAAGAAATTTCTCATAACGATGTGAAGAAATTTCAATAGTAATTgtgattgattttaaatatatgaatgtgttttttttttttatgttagggTCTTGAATTCACCTTCTGCCTATTAGACTAGATGCTCAATCAAATTGGTTTGCATGAttctttgatgatgattgtACCATTCGTATTGCTATGAAACATCAACTACGTCAACTAAGTATTCGAGTAACTGATAAACTTCTACATTACGTAGAGTGTTTTTCTATTCTTTATTATAAAGATAAGACTatcgaaaaaattattttgaaatatatcaaaatattttatttcataattatcaTTCATATTTGATCtagcacaaaaactcttgtgagacggtctcacagatcaattcgtaagtcgaatctcttatttaggttatccatgaaaaaatattatttttatgttaagagtattatttttattgtgaatatcggtagagttgacccatctcacatataaaaattcgtgagatcgtttcacagtAAAATTATATATCTAGACATTATTAAATTTGTGTTTATGTTTGTCATTTAATTTTATACATATTCCGATCCTCCACTAATTATCAGATGGGATAGGTTTTTTCCTCGAAGCCGGGCTTCTCGCATGATAAGTGGTAGACGTCATACTCGACAGCTTGcaaaaaaaagaataaga of the Primulina huaijiensis isolate GDHJ02 chromosome 1, ASM1229523v2, whole genome shotgun sequence genome contains:
- the LOC140983190 gene encoding guanylate kinase 2-like isoform X1, which produces MGEAPAFFVDDLPGDYANGHHLNWKGNETAVTIDGNRTYFIDVTKNGDSSVVGIQVFDRSTGEWQIPTVLGTKPDLSKGHSAILLDEERILFIKGDSTSDACFWFLEVNTPFVKDQKIILGTEVVAWSKGVIGETEKPIIISGPSGVGKGTLISKLMEEFPSMFGFSVSHTTRAPRNHEKNGVHYHFAERSVMEKDIEDGKFLEFAAVHGNLYGTSIEAVEVVADKGKRCILDIDVQGARSVKASSLEAVFIFICPPSFEELEQRLRARGTETEEQIQKRLQNAKLELEQGNSSGLFNHILVNDNLDVCYENLKKLLDLDSGIKTTKKPFSESILVPVQHETSKVENKIMITYAARKQENSAVNTLVLDLSSIKGGTPGRTRGLNINVLEPSKMA
- the LOC140983190 gene encoding guanylate kinase 2-like isoform X2, whose product is MIPTVLGTKPDLSKGHSAILLDEERILFIKGDSTSDACFWFLEVNTPFVKDQKIILGTEVVAWSKGVIGETEKPIIISGPSGVGKGTLISKLMEEFPSMFGFSVSHTTRAPRNHEKNGVHYHFAERSVMEKDIEDGKFLEFAAVHGNLYGTSIEAVEVVADKGKRCILDIDVQGARSVKASSLEAVFIFICPPSFEELEQRLRARGTETEEQIQKRLQNAKLELEQGNSSGLFNHILVNDNLDVCYENLKKLLDLDSGIKTTKKPFSESILVPVQHETSKVENKIMITYAARKQENSAVNTLVLDLSSIKGGTPGRTRGLNINVLEPSKMA